GATGCAGCTCCATACAGCCTCAAAGACTCCTTAACCACCGCGTTTAAGTACTGAATTTTCACGAGGTCAGCATCGTTGAAGTGTTCAGGTAGCGTTgacacttcttcttcaagccgTGTCCGTATTACCGGATTCTCCAGCACGGACCAGACAAGATATGTTAGTGTGTTTGAGGTCGTATCTGTTCCTGTGATCATGAGCTCTGCTGCTTCTTGCTGCATCTCAAGGTCTGTCAAGACATTCGCTTTGTCCTTTGGATTCATGATCTTCTCGAAGAATATCGGCGTGTCGAGTGATCCTGTTAGTTGAGATAGCTGTAGACGCCGAATCGATTCTTCCCCATATTTGAGAATTCGCTGAAATCTTTCTGAGAATCTCTTGACCTGAGGCAGTGGAAGTAAGAACATGAGATCGAAGAATGGAGACAGCTCGATCCTTTTGTTGACTGTAGGCATTACAGCCTGGAGATCCTCAACATATTGACTTCTCTGAAAGGTAGGTGTCAGTAATCAGTATTTTTCGAGGGACTGCGCACATACTCTGCCTTGCTCAAGCATTCGGAACGAACTCCCAAATGTCAAATCACCGATAATATCAGTGGCCATAAAGCTGAACCACTTATGGCAGTCAGTATATCCAAAGCTTTGATACTCATTCTGCATCTGACTCATTGACAGATCTACTTTGGCACGGATCAGGGGTTCAAAAACAGGGAGAGACGAGTTGCTTAAGGGATGCGCAAGTAATCGACGGCGGCGGGCGTGCTTTTCACGATCTCTCATTCCGAGCATGCCGGGGCCAGTCTTGTCATACCAAGCAGACTTTTTGAAACCACCAGATACCTTTTGTATGACTTTGACAGCATCAGGGTCATTGATTCCAACGTCCGTTGGGCTGATGCGGACAACAGGGCCTCGATGCATGCCACGTTAGCTATCTGCACAGCTATGATCAACGGGGGCGTTACTTACCATATTGAGTAAAGAGAGAATCTATGTACTGCATGCGCCGGCCAGACAGGGTGTGGTATTTGACGACTAGGTTCGTCCACCGTCCTATAGCAGGCCCAGGTATCTTAGACAGGGGACCGTACAAAGCAGTCTTCACTTTCGCGACAACCTGTTAAGGTTTAGCACAATAGTATAGATACAACGGGTAATTGAAATTTTCCAACTGCACCCACataataaagtattaaaGCTGTACACGCAGCAAGGCAATAGCCGGCAAGTAACTGGGACAACATCGTTACTGTCAAGTCTTATACAATGTTAACGCGCACAAGAAGCAATATGTAAAAGTTAAGACAGAGGCAATGAACCACGCTCGCGATATTACAACAGAAGATCTAACCAACCGCAGCCGACTCTTTAGCCTTTTAAATCTCTACAGTATCTCTTCCCACTCCCCGCACAGGCTCGGGAAGGATTTTACTCAACCACTCGGATCCGCCACTCGGAGTGTATTAGAACTCGGCTTGTTGTGGGGTAACAGCCGCTCTAAATTCCGACGTGGATATGACATAGAACAGAATTGCCTAAGCCCGTCGGTCTTTATAGGTCGGAGGTTTCACCTGAGTCAACGAGGCATATAGTGCCACTAGGTAAATGGGGACTTCACTGAGTATGAATCTGATACAGCTGGATGGAGATATGTGATAATGATTGAAGTAAAAAGCTGCACAAAATCCGGATACTACGGATGATTCTTGCTCATAAGAATAGACTTGGGCGTGATATACTTGTCTAGTTGTACCAGAAGCCCTGAGTTTCTGCGGTCTATCTATCTCCGAGCGTCAATAACAGGAAGTGTAAGCCAACTAGCCTCGCCTCCGACGGTAATAATGTTCTTACCATCGAAAGTCTTGGGATCGCGATCATCCGGATGTTCATGAGAGAACTTCCCTACACCTTGAGTATCGTGACCAGCAATCTCCAGCACCAAAGTCTCTTCAGGCTCAAGGACCACATTTGTAGGCCAGACCTCAACATCCACTTTATACTTCTGATTCTCCTCGACTGGCTGCACGTCCGATGAGTAATAGTTGTGGTAAGGCAAATATTCCTTGTGCAACTTGTTACTTTCATCAACCTTACGTAAAGAGACTCGCTGCCAACCCTTCACGATCGGCACGGGGTCGCCCATGGTGCCAGTGTAGAAGACCTCTGCGCCTTTGGCGTTGATCTTACGAAGGGTGATGAAAAGATCTATGTCAGATGGGGGAGTGGCATCAGCGGAATTTCGAGTTGCAGCTACAGTTAAATGGGCGACGATGTGGCCGGTGATTTCCAAAGTAGAAGAGGTCTTGTAAGCAAATCTAATGGGCTCGCTGTGGATAGATTAgcatcttgggcttcttgatGTGCTCAGAGCATGTCACTTACCTATTCAGCGCATTATACTCGATTGTGCTGATTGACGACGACGGCTTCGTGCTCAATGCGTTTTCAGAAGTCAGGTAGAACTTTGTGTAGTTGGTCCCAGGCAATGGCCAATCTGCCTCATCTCTACTGGGGAACCCTCGTTCGCGCTCaggatcatcaacaccagcctCTCCCTTTCGTAACGTAAGACGAACCCGTGGCTGCTTGCCAGATTTCCAGCCATCCGTATCGTCATCTTTTAGAaaggagttgaagaaggatagCTGTAGCTCAGCTGACTCTGGGTAATAAAAGGGCAAGTCGTGTCTCCCAACAATGAAGTGGAGAAACTTATACTTGGAGCTCGCACGGATCCAACCGAGGACATTTCCTCGGAGATGAAGTAGGATGCCGCCCTAAGTGCCATATGAGAATGATATTTAAGTCTTCCAAGAATCACAGCACTTACCCAATTGGCGACACTGAGCAGGGGAACCTCAATGGCCTCGACATCAAAGTCTCGAGTACGATAATATTCCTCGTCACGAAACCTGTGCACGGCAGTGTCTATTGTCTGATCTCGACGATTCTTGAGCAAGGTCCCATCGTCAAGGTCACCTTCAAGAGTATCCTCGCCCCAGTTTCGGGCGCTGCGGCCAGGCTTGCCGTACTGGTTTGGACTGACTCCATTGTTCCACCAGAAATCTGGATTCAAACATTATCAGCAGTGCCGGGTAGTGGTATCTGCATTGATAGCTTACCAATGAACCTGTCGGAAAGAATGCCCCCATGCCTGACTCGGTCCCGGTAGTAGTCACTCATACCCTCCCATGGGATAATAGCAGCCAGTCCCTTCGGTTTTCTCGCAGCGACTCTCCATTGGGTGCCGGCATAGTAGCTGATTCCGAGAAGACCAATTTTACCCGATGACCACTCTTGCTCGGCAGCCCACTCAATGACGTCAAAGAAAGCCTCACTTGTACCTCGAGACATAGTATCAAGGAGGCCAGGGCTTTGGCCAGCTCCTCTTTCATCAACCCTCAAAACGATGTAACCTTTGCTCGTCCAATAAGCGGGGTCAGGGGTCTCCCAAGCTGCATGCGTAGACTTCATGTCAGGGTTTAGCTGCTCCCAGCTCTTTTTGTAGAATACTTCATATCGAACATCTTTTCCGTCTGCGTCGTCACGTTAGCAATGAGGCAAGACGCACAATCGGTTTGGCGAGAGGTCCAACGTACAAGGGCCATACGTAGCGATAACAGGGTATGTCTTATCTCCGAAGGGAGCCGCATCTTTGGGCAAAAAGACATTTGCTCGAAGGAGTCCCTTCTCATATGTCTTGAGAGGGATATCGATATTCTTGATAAAGACATAAGGAAAGCTATCCTTGTCGATTGTTAGGTACTTGTTCTCAGCCATAGTTactgatcttgagatgataCGGTGTTGATGACTCATGTGACCAGCCTCATTGAAACGCATCCATTTGTTCGcatttatttattattaaagtttCAATATGTCTTATTTTTCCAGTGACTTTCTTGGCCACCAATGGGCACTCCATTGCGTGATACCGGAGATATCTCCGTAATTACTAATGTCAGGATTCTGCCATGGGTGATGTGGTCCCGAGCCGACGACTCCCCTGAACAATCCGCAATGAAAGCGAGAAACCTAAACAAAAACAAAGACCCTTGTCTTTTCCAGAACGCCACCATCTCTAAACCTTGAGTTCGTAATCGGGGAAAAGCTATACTCCGTTGCCGGTGATGATTTAGTTTACTCGCCAGCAGGCATCCCCTCAGcaaatcatcaacctcaGTAATATCGCAGCCAGCACCATCGCACAATGTCTACTACCCAAACATCCACAGCCAACGCTCGTGACAGCCATATACGGCTTCGACCCGAATCTTCTGTTGAGGATGCATTGCAAGATTACAAGATCCATCACTCATCGCAGCAACTTTCGTCATCGGATGAACAGCAGAGCAGCGATCGCAATATCGTGATTGTCGCGGGGATCCCTCGAGAAGCCCAACCGAGCAATTTTGATTCCTCTCTAGCCCCTCATCCCACAGTTCCATATCCAGTATCGAACCCAGGGTGGTGGACCGACACTTTCAGGCGCGTTCCTGACTATAGACCTATCAACCAGCATCTGGATCTCAATGAGAGACGACAGATGCTCTTGTTTACGGTCGTTGGTGGCATTATGGTTAGAGGATGCTGGCTTATGTCGGTAAGTGGTAGCAGCGCATAGATTCTCTGATTGGTGAGGACACTAATCCTTCATTCTAGATTTGGGCACAGGCATGGAGGAACACTGCTGGAAGGGTAACGGACATTGGTCTCTCAAAGGTCGGAGGAGAGTGGTAGACACCTCTGTTGAACCACGGTCAACACTGATACTGATGGAGGAGTCGGGACTATTCTTTTTCCTGTATCATCGCAAAGAACGTTTCATCCAGGTAGTCTATTAGGAAAGATCAGACATTCTCAAGCTGTGCATGTAATTGCGAGGTAAAGCTTGAACCAAGTATATGCCTTCCAAAGGACTTCACATATGTTCGTCTTGTCTCGGCTAAATAATATTATTGCCTAATATCAAATCGATATATTCTCCGCTTTACGGCTTTGATGAAAATAGGAAAATAGAAAGGCACTCCTGCTACATAACGGTCAAGCGGTAAGTTAATGCCGTTCAATTATGCTTCAGTGTCGATTACATTATTACATGTGGCTCAGTAGTCTCCGATGGCAATCCTGCCTCTATTGTTGCTCTATCTGTAGTACCGTCTCCCTACAAAGAGTCGCCCCAGTCGCCCAGCTGATACTGACTATTGCACATGTTCACTAGCTCCCAACATTCGCCTAGAAACTTATTAGGACCCTGATCTTCATGGTGACCAGCCGCGCCAGCAGCAAACAAAGTGGCCATGTAGTGGTCATCAGTTCC
Above is a window of Fusarium oxysporum Fo47 chromosome XII, complete sequence DNA encoding:
- a CDS encoding cytochrome P450, with protein sequence MAENKYLTIDKDSFPYVFIKNIDIPLKTYEKGLLRANVFLPKDAAPFGDKTYPVIATYGPYGKDVRYEVFYKKSWEQLNPDMKSTHAAWETPDPAYWTSKGYIVLRVDERGAGQSPGLLDTMSRGTSEAFFDVIEWAAEQEWSSGKIGLLGISYYAGTQWRVAARKPKGLAAIIPWEGMSDYYRDRVRHGGILSDRFIDFWWNNGVSPNQYGKPGRSARNWGEDTLEGDLDDGTLLKNRRDQTIDTAVHRFRDEEYYRTRDFDVEAIEVPLLSVANWGGILLHLRGNVLGWIRASSKYKFLHFIVGRHDLPFYYPESAELQLSFFNSFLKDDDTDGWKSGKQPRVRLTLRKGEAGVDDPERERGFPSRDEADWPLPGTNYTKFYLTSENALSTKPSSSISTIEYNALNSEPIRFAYKTSSTLEITGHIVAHLTVAATRNSADATPPSDIDLFITLRKINAKGAEVFYTGTMGDPVPIVKGWQRVSLRKVDESNKLHKEYLPYHNYYSSDVQPVEENQKYKVDVEVWPTNVVLEPEETLVLEIAGHDTQGVGKFSHEHPDDRDPKTFDVGKFQLPVVVAKVKTALYGPLSKIPGPAIGRWTNLVVKYHTLSGRRMQYIDSLFTQYGPVVRISPTDVGINDPDAVKVIQKVSGGFKKSAWYDKTGPGMLGMRDREKHARRRRLLAHPLSNSSLPVFEPLIRAKVDLSMSQMQNEYQSFGYTDCHKWFSFMATDIIGDLTFGSSFRMLEQGRRSQYVEDLQAVMPTVNKRIELSPFFDLMFLLPLPQVKRFSERFQRILKYGEESIRRLQLSQLTGSLDTPIFFEKIMNPKDKANVLTDLEMQQEAAELMITGTDTTSNTLTYLVWSVLENPVIRTRLEEEVSTLPEHFNDADLVKIQYLNAVVKESLRLYGAASGAHQRDVPKGGWETCGYLIPDTATVSTQAFSLHRLPNVFPNPYRFDPDRWLSPTAEMQDAYIPFGGGPRICIGIHLAYMELRVTTAVFFRKFRGAQVHASMTKDDMELENYTLIAPKSHKCLITL